Below is a window of Chryseobacterium indicum DNA.
TCGAAAGACTTTTGAAAGCGAATAAAAAATGGGGAAGCCAGGACAGAGCAGTGGTTTCTGAGATTTTCTATAACATCATCCGTTGGAAAAAACGCCTTGAATATTACATGGGTGAAGGTGTAAAGCCCAACAATATTTATAAATTAATTATTGCTTATCTTCTTTGGAGCAAAACCAATTATAAGAAATTTGAAGAATTCGACGGTATAAAAATCGCCGACATTCTTACCAAACTGAAAAAAGGAACCGTTCCTACAAAAGCAATCGAGCATTCTATTCCGGAATGGCTTGCCGAAACTTTAGAAAAAGAACTGGGCGAAAAGTGGGAAAAAGAAATGTATGCCCTAAATGAGCAGGCTCCGACTGTTTTAAGAGCAAATTCTCTGAGAACAACAACCAAAGAGCTTATTTCTGATCTTTCCGATGAAAACATCGTTTCTTATCCTATTAAAAATTATCCGGACGCAGTACAATTGGAGGAAAAAAAGAATGTTTTCCTGACGACTGCTTTTAAAGAAGGTCTATTTGAAGTTCAGGATGCTTCTTCCCAAAAAATCGGGTATTTCCTTGATGTAAAGGAAGGACAGAGAGTTGTTGATGCTTGTGCAGGTGCAGGAGGAAAAACGCTTCACTTAGCCGCTTTAATGCATAATAAAGGACAGATCATCGCATTGGATATTTTCGACTGGAAACTTGCCGAACTGAAAAGACGTGCAAAAAGAGCCGGAGCGCACAACATTGAAACCCGTATGATTTCTGATAATAAAGTCATTAAAAGGCTTCATGAAAAAGCAGACCGATTATTGATCGATGCTCCATGTTCTGGTTTGGGCGTTTTAAAAAGAAATCCGGACAGCAAATGGAAAATAGATCAGGCTTTTATCGACAGAATTAAGGTTGAACAGCAGCAGATTCTTCAGGATTATTCTAAAATGCTGAAAAAAGGCGGAAAAATGGTGTACGCAACGTGTTCTATTCTACCTTCTGAAAATAATTTGCAGGTTGATGAATTCATCAGAAACAATCCTAACTTTAAAATGATTAAAGACGAAAAAGTAATGCCAAGTGAAGGCTATGACGGGTTTTATATGGCTTTAATTGAAAGGGTTTCTTAAAAAACATTCTTTATATAATGAACAAAACTACTCTTTTCAGGGTAGTTTTTTGTTATACTCTTCATTACAAAAGACAATTGTAAAGCGATTTTTAAGGTTTTCAAAAGAATAAAAATCAAAGATGCTTAAAAACTGTTGTGGTCTTTTTCATCTCTGTTAAGTAACTTAAACAACTTCAGTTCGGGATAAGAAATAAATTTAAATAATTGAATTATCGCAAAGAAAAACAAAAGATTTTTTTACTTATTGAAAGTTTGTAAGCTAAACAAAGGCACTTCGTTTATTTAAAAAAGACAAAAATGGTATTACTTGGATAAGTTTTACGCCTTTGTATATCTTAAAAGCTGAATTTTTGATAATTAAATCTCTTTGTTTAATCCTTGCGGTTAAGAAGATTTATCCCGAACTCAGGTTAAATAAGAATTCTGGTAATTTTTTGTAGCTTTTGTGGTTAAAAAATGAATTTCTAAAGAATTATCTTTGCTAAAACCATTTCAAATTATGCATCTAAGAATTTTAATAAGTTTCTTTACTTTTTTATGCTGTTTATTTTTTGCACAGACGTATGAAGTACAGTACCTCAGTTCATCCAACGGAAAAGTTTTAACGGAACAGTCTCCCACTTTAGTTTGGGCAAATGAAAAGGAAAATTTTATCCTGAATAACAAAATCAGAGAACAAAAAGCAGATTTCCCCTTCGAAATTACGAAAATTGAAAAACCTTCGAATACGGTAATTTCTTATGCATTTTTAAAATCTGACGAAATTATTTCAACTTCCGATAAAGAATCTGTGGCAAAACAGACTTTTGAATTCACCAATGAAACCAAGAAAATTTTAGGCTACACCTGCAAAAAAGCAGTTACCAAAATCAATTCCAATACCATAGAAGTCTGGTACACCAACGATCTGAAAATTCAGGGAGGACCTTCTGTAATCGGACAAAATCTGGGATTTGTTCTAGAAATTGAAAGAAATAAAAACTCACTGATTACCGCTCAATCTATTAAAAAAGTTAAGAAAACTGATATTGATGCTATTCTGAAAGGATCGATTGATTCAACCGATCAGTTAGGTTACAGAGATCTTTTGTGGAAAAGCAGATTCACTACCCTAAAAGTTTTTGATCATGAAACCATTAATTTTTCAGATGAATCTAAATCTGACGAAAACATAAAAAGATTCGCCAACGGAACCATTATTATGAAAAAAATTAAGTTCCCGAAAATTTCTGATGGCGGAAATATTTTCGTTGAATTAAAACAACAATCCAACGGCGATGCTTACGACAGAACCGGAACCGTATTTTTTGTACCGCAGGACAAATCGCAGTCTTTTTTCGACGGACTTGAAAAAGGTGTAAAAACACTTCCTGTATATGAAAACGGAAACGGAAAACAATATTACGGAATTACAGCAACGGAAAATTACAATCCCGCGGTAGAAATGATGAGATTTTTCACGGCTTTCGGAATCAATAAATTCAATCATATTCAGTTAAAAGATAAAAACTGGCAAACGATCAGTCCGTATCGTGAAGATATTACAGACCTTAAACCTTCTCTTTCTGAAAAGGAATTATGGATCGGAACATTCATTGGAAATTACGATAAAGGCGGTCATAAAGTAAGTCTGGAAATCACCATTCACAAAAGCGATCAGACAATCTATAAAAACAATACGGTCATTCCTTTATTCAACACTCTGAACATTATGGAAATGGCAGGACAGGATTATTCTACCATGTTTAATAATGATAAAGGACTGTTTGTAGAGTTTACTTTAAAAAAGGATCTGAAAAATGCCCAGTTGAAATATACAACTACCGGTCATGGAGGCTGGGAAAACGGCGATGAATTTGTACCCAAAGCCAACTCGATCTTTTTAGACGGAAAAATGACCTTCTCTTTTACACCTTGGAGAACCGACTGCGGATCTTATCGTCTTTATAATCCTGCTTCAGGAAATTTTCCGGACGGACTTTCATCATCCGATCTCAGCAGATCGAACTGGTGTCCCGGAACAGTTACTAATCCCAATTTTATTCAGCTTGGAGATTTAAAAGCCGGAAAACATACCATTCAGGTAAAAATTCCGCAGGGCGCAACCGAAGGAACAAGCTTCAGTTCATGGAATGTTTCGGGAGTTTTGCTAGGGTCTCAATAAAACAAAACCTTCTCGCAAACTGAATTGCAAGAAGGTAAAAACACAAATGATGAAAAAAAATTATTTCGAGCCACAAAG
It encodes the following:
- a CDS encoding RsmB/NOP family class I SAM-dependent RNA methyltransferase produces the protein MELIHRNLAIGIHDALQETFFEKNKYADKVIERLLKANKKWGSQDRAVVSEIFYNIIRWKKRLEYYMGEGVKPNNIYKLIIAYLLWSKTNYKKFEEFDGIKIADILTKLKKGTVPTKAIEHSIPEWLAETLEKELGEKWEKEMYALNEQAPTVLRANSLRTTTKELISDLSDENIVSYPIKNYPDAVQLEEKKNVFLTTAFKEGLFEVQDASSQKIGYFLDVKEGQRVVDACAGAGGKTLHLAALMHNKGQIIALDIFDWKLAELKRRAKRAGAHNIETRMISDNKVIKRLHEKADRLLIDAPCSGLGVLKRNPDSKWKIDQAFIDRIKVEQQQILQDYSKMLKKGGKMVYATCSILPSENNLQVDEFIRNNPNFKMIKDEKVMPSEGYDGFYMALIERVS
- a CDS encoding GLPGLI family protein, whose protein sequence is MHLRILISFFTFLCCLFFAQTYEVQYLSSSNGKVLTEQSPTLVWANEKENFILNNKIREQKADFPFEITKIEKPSNTVISYAFLKSDEIISTSDKESVAKQTFEFTNETKKILGYTCKKAVTKINSNTIEVWYTNDLKIQGGPSVIGQNLGFVLEIERNKNSLITAQSIKKVKKTDIDAILKGSIDSTDQLGYRDLLWKSRFTTLKVFDHETINFSDESKSDENIKRFANGTIIMKKIKFPKISDGGNIFVELKQQSNGDAYDRTGTVFFVPQDKSQSFFDGLEKGVKTLPVYENGNGKQYYGITATENYNPAVEMMRFFTAFGINKFNHIQLKDKNWQTISPYREDITDLKPSLSEKELWIGTFIGNYDKGGHKVSLEITIHKSDQTIYKNNTVIPLFNTLNIMEMAGQDYSTMFNNDKGLFVEFTLKKDLKNAQLKYTTTGHGGWENGDEFVPKANSIFLDGKMTFSFTPWRTDCGSYRLYNPASGNFPDGLSSSDLSRSNWCPGTVTNPNFIQLGDLKAGKHTIQVKIPQGATEGTSFSSWNVSGVLLGSQ